AATCTTCTATAGAATACCtgctatatttttttcaagaaatagattctatctaaaaagaaactgaaataatatattttgaatTATATTTAGGACATGGAAAAAAAACTGTGCTAAAAGAATTATCTGACGTAAGCATGAAAGCTTGGGTGTCACCAGCATTGGAGACACCAAAAGGTGTGTTTGGGCATATCTCCTTGATGGAGTGTGGAGAGAAAGGCTTTTTGTATGTCCAAATAGATATCGTGAGCTTTTcatcaaatttaattttcaatcGTGGTTTGGCACTCAACATAGTGGGATGTAATACTATTTAAAGTAATGACTTTTCATCTTAATGTCACGTTGTGTCTTTTTATTGTAATTGAAATGTTTGGGGGTTTTTCTAGTCGTTATATGCAAATGGAGATATTCGCCTAGTTTGTCCGAGAAAGTTTTTGTGGATTTAGAAAAAGGGATGGTTTTCATGTCTCAAAATGTAAACTATTTACAGTTCAAAAATAAGGTTTTTAAAAGCTATATAAATTCGTTGGCGCTCGCTTTAACAGTAATTACCTGGGACATCCAGTGAAAACGATGGGTTTTTTTATGTCGCTCagagaaaataatatacttttCAAGGGTCGTAATAATATACTTTTCAAGGGTCGTGTCAAGGGAATTTTATACGGCTTTCTGGAAAACTcagaaaatttttagaaatctcCTATGGAATACCTGCTATACTTTTTTTCTAGAAATATGTTCTATCTAAAAACAAactgaaataatatattttaaattatatttagggcacagaaaaaaaatgtggCGAAAAATTATCAGACTTAAGCATGGCAGCTTGGGTGTCACCAGCATTGGAGACACCAAAAGGTCTGTTTGGGCAAAGCTCCATTATAAGTAAAATGTTTGGGTTTTTTCTAGTCGTTTTATGCAATTGATGGAGATATTCGTCTTAAATTGTCGGAGAAGGTTTTTGTGGATTTAGAAAAAGGGATGGTTTTCATGTCTCAAAATGTAAACTATTTACAGTTCAAAAATAAGGTTTTTAAAAGCTATAACAGTAATTACTTGGATATACTTTTCAAGGGTCATAATAATGTACTTTTCAAGGGTCGTGTCCAGGGAATTTTATACGTCTTTCTTGAAAACTcggaaattttttagaaatcttCTATAGAATACttgctatatttttttcaagaaataggttctatctaaaaagaaactgaaataatatattttgaatTATATTTAGGACATGGAAAAAAAACTGTGCCAAAAGAATTATCTGACGTAAGCATGAAAACTTGGGTGTCACCAGCATTGAAGACACCAAAAGGTGTGTTTGGGCACATCTCCTTGATGTAGTGTGGAGAGAAAGGGTTTTTGTATGCCCAAATAGATATCGTgagctttttattaaatttaattttcaatcGTGGTTTGGCACTCAACATAGTGGGATGTAATACTATTtaaagtaataatttttcagCTTAATGTCACGTTGTCTTATTATTGTAAGTGAAATGTTTGAGGTTTTTTCTAGTCGTTTTAGGCAATTCACGGAGATATTCGCATTAATTTGTCAGAGAAGGTTTTTGTGGATTTAGAAAAAGGGATGGTTTTCATGTCTCAAAATGTAAACTATTTACAGTTcaaaaacaaggtttttaaaagcaatataaattCGTTGACGCTCGCTTTAACAGTAATTACTTGGGACATCCAGTGAAAACGATAGGTTTTTTTATGTCGACCagagaaaataatatacttttCAAGGGTCGTAATAACATACTTTTCCAGGGTGGTGTCCAGGGAATTTTATacgccatttttgaaaactcggaaaatttttagaaatcttCTATAGAAAGAAACTGAAATAATATGTTTTGAATTATATTTAGGGCACAGAAAAAAAACTGTGGCGAAAAATTATCAGACTTAAGCATGGCAGCTTGGGTGTCACCAGCATTGAAGACACCAAAAGGTGTGTTTGGGCACATCTCCTTGATGGAGTGTGGAGAGAAAGGCTTTTTGTATGCCCAAATAGATATCGTGAgctttttatcaaatttaattttcaatcGTGGTTTGGCACTCAGCATAGTGAGATGTAATACAGCATCCTGGGACTTTCTCCATACAACCCTTCTAAACCGACGTGTTAATGAATTTGTTATTATGTATAATGTGAGCTTCTAATCGCCTTGATACAAGGCTAAATAGAAGCTTGCCTTCGACATTTAATAATGCGATAGGTCGAAAGTCTTTAATATTAGACTCCATAGGAGTTTTTGATTTGGGAATATAAACTTCACGAGCACAACGCCATTGAATAGGGACAACACAATTTTTGAAACAAgacttaaaaacattaaacaaaacagtatttactttattacattttttataaactttataagGTATCCCATTGATACCTGGGGAAGAGCCATTTCGCCGAGTGCCAAGAACTTTCATAAAATCTTCATATTTAAAGAGAGAAACTGGAAATGATTTCAAAAGAGGTGGAGTGGATGATAACCCATCTAGATTACCTAAAGGTACATCATACAATTTGTCTTTAACTGATTCAAGTTTAAAGTTATTCAGCGTTTCTTGTTCGACCCTTAAAACTGATTTGCACTTCGGGTCAAGAAGGTCTTTTCCTGCCTTGTATGGATTGTTCTTAAAGGCGGTCTGGGCTTTTTTAAATTGGTGGCGTTTTTTTCTAGACCTTTCAGCTCGGCGCAATAAAGTTATTCGACCTTTTACATCCGTAAGAAGTTGGTGTAATTCCTTCCTTTGACTTAGGTAGCAGGATGACTGTATTTGACTAGTTAGGGAATTTTTCTCTTTAATTAGATTGATGGATTGAATAGTTCTTCCGCTTTTTCCTGACAGCTTTCTGCCACCCTTATGAACTGAGTGACCAAAGATTTGTGCTGCCTCACTATAAATGGTGTCTTCAAGCAGTTCTACTTTTTCGGACAAGGAATTACACAAATAAAGCTTATTAGAAAGAATATTTGAAGCACCATTATCCAAATTGGACCAGCGGTCGTCAATCATTTTCCCCCAAGATATTGGTGTTTAATCTGCAAGTTATTAAGATACTTCTCCTCAGTGTGATGGGAATGTCTCGTGTGGGGTTTATCCGGAGAATCATTCACCTTCTTAAGCTTTTCAGCACCACATTTAGGGAAGATATCCTGAAGAACAACTTTGCATTTGGTAATAGGAGGATGTTTTATTGGACTATTTGGAAATGCTGAATTTGTGATCTCAAAATCAATTTCAGATTCACCGCAGCGATTGTTAGAGCTTGTTAAGGATTTATCTATAGCTACAGTGAGTAAAATGCACAGGGCAAAAGACCACCCTGAGTTGCCTGGCACACAGGGCTAAGCTATAATTTTCACAGTGTCGCCACTACTGCGAGGATTCGCTAGGGACTAAATAACCTATTAGCCATTTATCTATTGGCGCGTACCGTAGATTGAGGTCCGagtaaaagaatttttaaaatcaaatccGAAAGAATAGTCCATTACCGGTCAAGGTATTTAAGGAGCGCATCTGGTCTTTCCCAgcgtcactagtctttcccagggTCAGCTAGTCTTTCCTAGCAGCCATGAAACCGTTACGGTGAACAGCAattgatgatgaggtgacaaaacagctagctgtaatgatatttcttgtctaatgacagctggttctactatagttagaggttgcaaccctctagagatttttcaaaaaagcaaaatccccctttttgcaaggatttcctaaaaacattgaccgtaaaaggcagaaaaatacaacagcgacagaacacaacactaaaaaataaatattaaagcaattcaaaatgaattgaataggtacaaatgagataaataaaacttatcataacgtgaatatccttaaacggataaatttaaaattattctttagagaatgtgtttaagaagcaaacaactatctgcgcgccaggacttgtgaccctggctgtagctttccacatgtgttatggaGCTCCAACACTTAGCCTTACACAGATAATTGTTGCTGTGGACCTGCCTAATGACAGTACCAGCCTGTCATAACTGGGGTAATATGCGTGGGCGTAACACCACGAAGACCAAATAAGAAAATGTAACCCCCTTGCAAAGCTTCTTCTAAAATGACTAAGGGCAGCAGGATTGTCAATCCTGAAAGAAAAGTGAGCAAACTCTGCCTCCCTactggactggggtaataagtgggatCGTTAAACCCAAAGACAAGATATGatatcaagcccccttgctgtgcTTCTTACATTGTCTCTATACAAAGAGAGGAGTGAGCAAACTCCGGTTTCACGGTGCACTGACCAACATAAATCAGCTGGGGTAAATAAAACCGCTAGGGTCATGGATTCCCTCCCCCATTTGTTGTGTGGCTTTTCAGGTTAATGTCACGTTGTGTCTTTTTATTGTAAGTGAAATGCTTGGGGTTTTTTCTAATCGTTATATGCAAATGGAGATATTCGCCTAGTTTGTCCGAGAAAGTGTTTGTGGATTTAGAAGAAGGGATGATTTTCATGTCTCAAAATGTAAACTATTTACAGTTCAAAAATAAGGTTTTTAAAAGATATAACAGTAATTACTTGGGAGGTCCAGTAAAAACGATAGGTTTTTTTATGTCGCCCAGAGAATATAATATACCATTCAAGGGTCGTAATAATGTACTTTTCAAGGGTCGTGTCTAGGAAATGTTATACGTCTTTCTTGAAAACttcgaaaatttttaaaaaatcttctatAGAATACCTGCTatattttttcaagaaataggttctatctaaaaaaaactgaaaaatatattttgaattatATTTAGGACATGGAAAGCAACTGTGCCAAAAGAATTATCTGACTTAAGCATGAAAGCTTGGGTGTCACCAGCATTGGAGACACCAAAAGGTGTGTTTGGGCATATCTCCTTGATGGAGTGTGGAGAGAAAGGCTTTTTGTATGCCCAAATAGATATCTTAAGCTTTTTATCAAGTTAAATTTTTAATCGTGGTTTTGGCATGCAATATAGTGGGATGTATGTAATGCTATTTAGTTCTCTAACGGGTCAGCAGTCTCTTGCAATACCATGATCTATGTTAGGCGGGATGTAAAATCATTATGCCTTTCGTATGATACAATGCTGGACCTCGGCATTTTGAATTGAGAATTTCCACAAGTTGGTATGTTTGCTCAGGAGATACCAACACTACCAGGAAGAATGATGATATGCGGTGCCACGAAAGAGGATGGCTTCGGGAACGTTACAAGTGCTCCACCTTTAACAGATGCCCACATCAAAACTTACCCACCATGACCACCTGTGGAGATCCATCTAAAAGACGAAGTAGAACTATCCGCATGCTAAAAAGCGGCCCCCATACCAATTCACTGGCAAGACAAGGTCCAGTCTGATTTAAAACGAGATGAAGCTCTTAGGGTGATCAAACGAGTCCCGTTTGGGGAACCGGTGGAATGGTGCCACAGGATGGTGATCAGGAGGAAAGCTGATGGATGTCCACAAAAGACGGGAGACATATCGCCGCTAAGCAAATTCTGCAAACGGGAGACACACATCACTCCAAGTCTACATTCTACGTAGCTCGGCGGGTCCCACGAAAGACCTGGAAGACCGTCACTGACGCTTGGAATGGCTTTCAGTGTCCCACTTCGTAAATCAGATCGTCATCTTACGACTTTTATAACATCGTTTGGTTGTTGGTGGTACAAACCACTTCCCTAAGAATTCCTTTCTTCGGGGGATGGCTATAACAGACGTTTTGATGCTGTAATCATTGATTTTTGAGAGAAAGGAGCGAAATGTCAAAGACACTCTCCACTACGACACAGAGCTGGACAAGCATTGGGGAGGCTGGTATCACATTGCACCCCGACAAATTACAGTTTGCGCAACAAGAGGTCAACTTTGCTGGATTTCATATATCGGAGGAACGCATAGACCTGTTACCCAAATTCTTCGATACAATCCAACATTTTCAAACTCCGACTTATACGACAGACATATGAAGCTGGTTTGGCCTAGTCAATCAAGTCGCTAATTATGCTCAGCTTCGGACCTATATGAAACCTTTCCGTCCGTTCTTGTCCTCACGTTGTCAATTCGAATGGACTCCAGAGTTGGATGCCGCGTTCAAGCTATCAAAACAATCCATTGTTGAAGCAATCAGAGAGGGTGTAGAAATTTTCGATCCTGAGAGACCCACATGTATGTTTACCGATTGGTTTTGGTTCTGCAATTAAAGCGCTTTGCCTATAACAAAGGTCTTGTGTCTAAGGTTTGTTCtcctgtcacatcttaccctggcaccgtttctatacctatcactgtagacagtgaagtctcttgtcgcaagcactacaacttaaAGGAGTGGTtcagtcaaaaaaatttttttttaaattcatgtgTAACTGATTCTGTTAacgtaaagaaaacaaaaaaacttttactaaaGTAATAAATAATTCATAACAATTGATCTTTTGAACCAATTtcataagctatttttttagccTTTTTTTCTGACGTCATTGAGGCACATGTGTTAATGTTTAAGAAAGAAATGTGCTGAAAAgagtttaaaaacagaaaacaacCCACACTTAAACTATACTTAAAAATGTCTGACTCAGAAAATTTTTCAaatgatgaaatattttttgaacaaGAAAGTGAAGATGAAGATGTTGAAGAAATGGAAGGAATGATGAAGTCGTTGAAACCATATCTTTTTGAACCAGAAATAGATATCTCTTCCTCTGAGTCAGCAGCTTCAGATGAGGAAGAATTTTTAGATTTAACTAATGATGAAGTTTCAGCAGAAGAAAAGACAAGAACTGGAAATACAGAGTGGTGCACCTGTGGAAAATGTAAAGTAGAGCAAAGAGATATTGATTGTTTGTGTTGCCAAGAAGTTGGGGCTTTGCAAGACAAAATTGAACAGCAACTATGTGTAACACAATTAGACCAATTTAAGACACTCTGTTTGAATGCagacgttttaaaaaatgttcttgtTGGATTACACGAATCAAAAGGAGACCATTTagaagaaaacataaaaaataggtCAATGCGATATGCTGCATACAAACAGTTTACATGGTGGCTGTACCAACATTTGGGGAAAGGAAATCGACGTGTTATTCCGTCTTGTGCCTTGTGGGAAATACGAAACTTATATCCAGAGCTTGATAATAATTATGTTCCTTACTCCGAAGGAAAGAAAGACTAACATGGAAATTTAAGACTTGTGTCATCTTTATATTTAATATGTTGAATTAAATATaaatgtctttaaaaaaatagttttatttctgAAATCTGGAGACCTGGTTTGTGATCAGCTCCTTTTTGTTCGGCTTGGGAGTTTTAGCAATGTTCTTTGGCAGGTTTTGTAGCACTTTTGGAAGCTctagtgtcaatccgtttgaagcGCATTCAAGGGTCTGTTCAACCATTTTGTGCAAATATGAATTGTTTTTATCAGCTTTAATTGGTTTTGATGACCATGTTCCAGTGATTTTGGAAAAATTAACATTATATCTTTTTTCTCCTCCACTTGTAGTTGCTTGTTCCAAGTTGCTACCTTTGTTAAAATCTAAAACTGCGAACTGGCTTCTAGTGATCATTCCAAGATGTGAAAAATGTTGACTTTTTGGTGCCCATTTATTGTACAAAGAATGGTACACTTCCAATGTACCTGTGTGAGAAAATCTTGTAAGATGTTTTAAGTCCGCtaatagcgttttatttaaaactatTGACTGCAAAGCAAGAAATGCGTCGGAATTTGCTTCAATCCATTCTTTAgcttttgctttttttcttGGCAAAGAAGGGGGCTCACATTTCGTGAACTTATTACTGCCTGTCCATTGGTGCTTGTTTTGGATATGAAATAAAACACTTATCCATTTTTCAGGCAAAAGCTCCTCGTCTTCATTACAAGTAGCACACGCCCACCATAGATGATTACAAATAGATTTTATCCATTTCTGGATAATGTTGCAGGAAGATTTTTTGCTGGCAGCTACAAGTTTTGCTTTAATGTTTTTGCAAAAGTGCCAAATGTCAAATCGAAGGATAATATCAATATCAGGTTGTTCTTCTCTTATATACTTTCGTATTTGTTTATGCCTATCTGTTGTTATCTGTTCTATTACAGTGTTTTGACTCTTCAAGTAGGTAAGAGCTTTAGTAAACCATAGTTTTTCCATTCTGTAAGAATTCCCTGCTTCAGACACCTGAGTGATTGATAATGCAATAATTTCATTGGTCTTCTGGTTCATTAGTGAATAAGTAAGATATTTTGCATTGTGGCCAGGGCTGTCACATCTTCCATCGCCACTGAGATGACATGGAcccattaattttattttatttattaattttgtgtTCATTCTAGAATAATTTTCATGCACTACTCCTGCTCAGAATTTTCTTTGAATTGTGTAATAACTAGTTTTAGTTATCCATTGAATGCTTGCAAGGTTGAAATATTTAGCCATTCGTTTGAACGTATTTGCACTAAAAAGTACCGCTGCTGCTTGCGTTAAGTTTCCCTGTGAATACCGATTGATAATTGGTTGAGACCTCCAGGTATTATTGTGATTATTCACACAGAGCAATTTTACCATTAGCTGAGAACCCTTTGTACTGAAGCATTTCACGAAAGCAGGCATTGAACAAGTTAAACATCTTTGAAAGAATACCAATAATGATGACCAATATACTATGAAAGCTGCTTTTTGAGGAACTTGCGTGTTGATATTATATTCATGATCACTGCTATATTCACTTTCATTTAGATACTCACAATCAGTTTCGGTGTAACTACTTTCTGAATCACTGCTACAAGTGATTTCACCAAGGTCATTATTAGCTGCAACTTGAATGGGCTTATAATCACATTGAACTGCAACATTCACTTTATTTGCGTTACTTTGTTTTTCCGTTTGAGTAGATACACAATTTGTTTCAGGTGTAAAGACAGCTTGTGTACCTTTAGAATTCATCTCAAGTTCCAAGTGTTCTACTTCTTCATTGTGAATGATTGCATCTTCACATAGTTTTTGTTTGACTGCAGTCTCCTCTCTTAGAATGCTGGATCTTCGCTTTTGTGGTTGTTTTCCTGAGTTGTGAGGAAATAAAGTTGGAACAGCGTCATCTTTGAGCAAACGTCTGAGTGGTTTGTTAAGAAGTTCGTTCtaaataagaattaaaaaattattttaaaagttaGAACAATTTAATATGTGTTATACAGACCTGTAAATCTCTTGTAAAACATGAATTCTCAAAATGCTGATGACAAATCTTCGCCTCTTTAGGTGGGTTTTCTCTTTTAATGTTAGCTAACCATTTCTTTTTCAAGGTAATATTTGACGGAAAACGAAAAAAACTGATATTTGTTTCtctattttttgtaaaagtatTATTACTACAACCAACAACAACACACCAGcccattttaataaaaaaatgctatctttttaatgttgtttttaatttcgttTAAACTTTCACTTTCTCAAACCTTTTGACACCATCTCCTCACATGCTGTTTTTTTCAACATATGCCCCAATGATgtcagaatatttaattagtttaAAACCACTGTAAAAACACTTATGCATATTAGGCCTTAATTGCATAAACTttcgttaaaaagaaaaataaatatacttttataaatatattaagcatttgaaacaaaatttaaagaagaaaaatttaatgaattttAAGTGAACCACTCCTTTAAGGGCTGTTATTAACCACTCCGGAAATTTGAACAATGGCCATTACACtactgttgcttataaccaagtACGTGGTAAGTGGTTTCATTGCAACGACAGAGCAGTGGTCCCTTGCAAACAAAGCTTGCTCAATGGTGTACATCCCTTACATCCTTTTCCTTGAAGAGGTTAGGTAAATTGCAGTGAGCACCACAAAGTCCGGCTTttgtcagcaagggggtttgactattcttatatttttttttatttttattttttttattactatttatttatttatttattttttgtagtcttgtctttggagagtgacgactccacttattaccccagtcaaaataaaagcgaagaacaaaaaaaaaattacgccagcaagggggtttgactgtaccaggtcctatctttggagagtgacgactccacttattattaccccagtcaaaaaaaaaggaaaaaacaaaaaacaaaggaaaacaaacaaacaaaaaaaaaattatgtcagcaagggagtttgactgcactggtcttatctttggagagtgacgactccacttcttaCCCCAGTCACACATGAAGCAGTATTTCTGGCACGTCCTGCTGTGTATTAATGTTGAATGGGGTCTTCCTAATGCTGGACATCTCACGCTGCAAGGCTCTTAAGAAGGCAGAAGGGTCAACAGCTGTGGAAGACTAGGACAGCATGGACATACTCAGCATAACAGACTTCAATAGAGGAGAAACAAGAGAAGATTCCGAAGCACAATGTAACCAAAATGATGGGATTGCAGTTAATGCTTACAGGATGGAATTGGCGTAACAGGTATTTCCTTTATTTAATCCTGCGTGAATTACTTTGCTGTGGGTAGGTGGGTCTTCGCCT
The genomic region above belongs to Hydractinia symbiolongicarpus strain clone_291-10 chromosome 4, HSymV2.1, whole genome shotgun sequence and contains:
- the LOC130642231 gene encoding P2X purinoceptor 7-like: MSDSENFSNDEIFFEQESEDEDVEEMEGMMKSLKPYLFEPEIDISSSESAASDEEEFLDLTNDEVSAEEKTRTGNTEWCTCGKCKVEQRDIDCLCCQEVGALQDKIEQQLCVTQLDQFKTLCLNADVLKNVLVGLHESKGDHLEENIKNRSMRYAAYKQFTWWLYQHLGKGNRRVIPSCALWEIRNLYPELDNNYVPYSEGKKD
- the LOC130641183 gene encoding THAP domain-containing protein 11-like, which gives rise to MGWCVVVGCSNNTFTKNRETNISFFRFPSNITLKKKWLANIKRENPPKEAKICHQHFENSCFTRDLQNELLNKPLRRLLKDDAVPTLFPHNSGKQPQKRRSSILREETAVKQKLCEDAIIHNEEVEHLELEMNSKGTQAVFTPETNCVSTQTEKQSNANKVNVAVQCDYKPIQVAANNDLGEITCSSDSESSYTETDCEYLNESEYSSDHEYNINTQVPQKAAFIVYWSSLLVFFQRCLTCSMPAFVKCFSTKGSQLMVKLLCVNNHNNTWRSQPIINRYSQGNLTQAAAVLFSANTFKRMAKYFNLASIQWITKTSYYTIQRKF